GGAATTCTTAACGCTGTGTCTTGATATTTCTCTTTCACCCAGTCTGGTAATCCTGTCGTTTCTTTTCCAAAAATGAAGTAAAAATCTTTGTCATGATTTGAAAAATCAAAATCACTATAAGTCTTTTTACCAAATTTTGTTAATAAGTAATACTCGCCATTTGTGACTTCAAAAAATGCTTCAATACTATCATGATACGTAATATTCACAAATTCCCAATAATCTAAACCGGCTCTTTTTAACATTTTATCATCAGTTCTAAATCCAAGAGGTTTAATTAAATGTAAATGTGTGTTTGTACCTGCACACGTACGTGCAAT
The genomic region above belongs to Staphylococcus aureus and contains:
- the trmL gene encoding tRNA (uridine(34)/cytosine(34)/5-carboxymethylaminomethyluridine(34)-2'-O)-methyltransferase TrmL; protein product: MTNHIVLYQPEIPANTGNIARTCAGTNTHLHLIKPLGFRTDDKMLKRAGLDYWEFVNITYHDSIEAFFEVTNGEYYLLTKFGKKTYSDFDFSNHDKDFYFIFGKETTGLPDWVKEKYQDTALRIPMSEHIRSLNLSNTAALLIYEALRQQDFPGLN